The sequence below is a genomic window from Sceloporus undulatus isolate JIND9_A2432 ecotype Alabama chromosome 5, SceUnd_v1.1, whole genome shotgun sequence.
AATTCCTTAACCAGCACAGTCAGAGGCGATGCTGGTCAGAGAATTTGGGGGCTAtaatccaaaaaacaacaacaacacaaacaaacccTTTTAAACTGTAGTTATAACATACTTTGATTAAACTATGGAGCAGTGAAGGAGATGAGACATTTCTCAATTAAATTTAATGGCAGAACAGTCCTCAGACTTTCTACACTATTATGTCCCCAACAACTGCACATGCTCACCTCCTTGGAAGACTTCACTTTCTCCTGATCGCCACATCTCATTGGTTGCAAGGCTGAAAATTGTGACTGGATTTTTCCCTTCTGCTTGCCTCATGACAGGATCCTGTCCAACGCGGCCAAGCAGCTGGATTCGGTTCAGTGCTAGGagaaaacaggaaaatatattagCATGAGGTAAGTCAGATGCCCATAAGGCCAAAACTGACACATTCTTGGCAAGAGTAAAGACAGTTAACTAGACAGACATGACTTTGTGTTATGCTTAGGAGCCACCCAACTTAGCTCAAGAAAAGCTACTTACATCTTTCAAGAACTAATGGTGTCGTCGTTGTTGATTCAGACTCATGTCTCACAAACTGTCGCATCACctagagaaagagaacaaagggCAAAAAGAGTCTGACAGGCCTCACTTGCAGGAGTGTTGTGTGCGCgcactgtgtgctttcaagtagtttctgagttatggcgaccctatcatggggttttcttggcaagatctgttcagagatttgccattgccttctcctgaggcgtGCTGCCAAACACTTAAAAGATCTGAGgtcaatcacagaatcatagaatcacagagttgggatagattacaagggccatccagtccaaccccctgccatgcaggaactcacaatcacagcactcctgacagatgaccatctagcattctctgaagatgccagccacagctgctggcgaaacgtcagtaataaactcttctagaacatggcctcacggcccgaaaaacccacaaaacaacaactgtgGATGCCGACGGTGAAAGCCTtaaacttcacattaaaaattaatataaagcAACTTAAAACACCAATGATAACATTAAAATAccactaaaaaaacaacaatgaagttAAAAATGAAGCACACACGCCATTTAAAAAGGGggatttcaaaatttaattattAGATGGGTGTCTTTGAACAGCCACAATGTACCCAACCCCACAACAATCACACTGACAGAATGAAgatcaatttaaaaatatatatatccaaacaGAAAGACGATCCTGAACTCAAGTCCAGAAATAGACAGCAACATAACTCTATGATAGGAAAGGGTTTTCTACAAGTTATATTTACCTCTTTGAACCCAAGGTCAATCCCTCATTTTGATTCGATTCCACCAAGTCCCAGTTCCTTTTTCTCATTTAGTGTTAGATTGTAACCTCCAGGAGCGGCCTGTGTAACGTTTTGGCTATTTTCTTCCATTCTATTTAGATGCTTAAGCCCATTTTCCCCACTTCCttaaaggaggaaaaaatgtaGCCCCAAAACAAGCCTCCAACAATCCATATGCCATCTCAATTCCTTATTCCACTGTCAGAACAGCTACAAAAGAAAATGAGTTTTTACCTGCAGTAGCGGCCTGCGCAACATTTTGGCTATTTTTAAAGACTCCTGCTTAGGTGCTTTCCTGGCTTTCTCTgaaagaaaatgttaagaaaGTCAGTCACCAAGTTGTTAAATTACACATCAGTTTCATTTCTTTGTTATATTTAACAGGACAGAAATGCGGAAGCAGAAAGAAACCACAGGGACAGAAACAGATAAAGCAGGTGTAAGTATACTTCATTCCATTGTATGTTGATTTCCACACTTGCGTATAGGTTCTCTGATTCCTAAGAGGTTAGAATCCTTCTCCCGAGCCTTAGCTAGAAGCAGAAAAAGGTTTAAgcgaatggcaaacctcctctggaccagtcttgtcaagaaaaccctatatcaggtttgccataagtcagaagcaacctgaaggcacacaacaacaactaatactACGTACTtcatttgtgagccgccttgggtccctttctgggagaaaggcagcgctgaaatgaaataaaataggctgtatctacactgcagaaataacctggtttgacaccactttaactggcataacttaatgctagggaattctgggaactgtagtttgtggtggcaccagagctctctgacagggaaggctaaaacaTCTCacaagattacaaatcccagaattccatagcacagcattgagtcatggcagctaaaatggtgtcaaacctcTTTATTTCTGAGGTGTGGATACACAGCCCAAAACCTAGGTTACAACTaaacatctcacagaactacaaatcccagaactccatagcacagcactgagccatggcagctaaagtggtgtcaaagcactTTATTTCTGAGGTGTTGATACACCCCCAAAGCGTATGTTGCAGCTAAACATCTCagaatactacaaatcccagaattccaaaccacagcattgagccatggcagccaaaggggtgtcaaactgttttgttTCGGCAGTGCGGATACACCCCAAAGCTTACATTACAACTAAacatctcacaatactacaaatcccagaattccataacattgagtcacagcagctaaggtggtgtcaaaccactttattcattcattcattcattcatttacggtatttataccccgctcttcagcccttaAAGGCTCtcttatttctgctgtgtggatacacCCCTAGTCTGCAGAAACTTAGGTCACAACTaaacatctcacagaactacaaatcccagaattccatagcacagcattgagctatagcagctaaagcggtgtcgaGCCTCTTTACTTCTGCGGTGTGGATACACAGCCCAAAGCTTAGGTCACAACTaaacatctcacagaactacaaatcccagaattccatagcacagcactgagccatggcagctaaagcggtgtcaaaaccggatcattcctgcagtgcaggtgcagctaTAAACAATACCCTGCGCTTCCCTCCTTCCCGCCCCTGAAAAGCTGAGCTTTCGCGTGGAAGAGTGGTTGCAAAAGGCTCCCTCTTCGCTGCAGTGCTTCCTCACTTATAGAGACGCTCAGGctgcaagcagcagcagcagcctcctggTCCTTCTCCCTGCGGGCACTTCCGGTCCTCCAGAACGTGGgcttccctctcttctcttcccaataGGAAAACCAGATAGAGGGCCGCCATAGAGACGCGGTGACTAGAGCGGCACCGCAGTGAGAGTGATGCTAGTAATGGCGCCTCAGTTCACACTTCCggtgggaaaacacacacacacacacacacacacacacgtacgtagTGGTTTTTGAGTTACTTTTCAGTCATTTTtgcactatggtccaaaacacattgcagaaataatccagtctgaggcctCTTAAAGCAGTAGTTtccccaaactgtaccctttaagagagtttggacttcagctcccagaagcctcagccatgttggtcaatagtgtgggtttctgggagttgaagtccaagattcccttaaagagcacagtctgAGCACCACTGGCTTAAAACTGCCCtgggctcattgctagggaattatgggaactgtagctttgtgaggcatttattagccttctctgtcagagagctctggcgccatgataaataataataataataataataataataattattattattattattattattattatagaattcatttatatcccgcctttccaaaaggatcaaggcaggttacaaatatatatatgtatatgtatatataaacaaatataggCATATACACAATTAAAAATTGCATATCCCTTATCCCTTACCTTAACTAAGACACCAGCACtataattacaaattacaaattaatttaaaatagacaaaatttaaaacaggcaAGATTGGGGaaattagatttatttatatcccgcccttctcccagggctgggtctcagggcggtttacaacattaaaaaacgccatacagttaaaaacatacaaaaataatatattaaagtagaattaaattgctacaataattaaaacaaattccatgctaaaatcaagtacattaaataaattaaaatgcttaaaatacattaaaacaatataacaacacaccataaactgcaattcccaggatttcatagcactcaatcagggcagccaaagcagtctcaaactgggttatttctggagtgtgttctGAACCTATGTGTCCAggcacactgcagacataatccagttcgAGATAGTTttgtccaaaacgcactgcagaaataatccagattgagactgctttaactgccttgggcttaatgctagggaatcctgggaactgtaccttggtgagacatttagccttctctgtcagagagctctgatgccacaataaacgacaattcccaggattccctagcactgcgccagggcaattaaagcagtctcaggctggattatttctgcactgtgttttggacctgggtaAGGAATATCAGTTGGAGGGGTGGACTGTTTGGAGCCCACCAAATATTTTGAACTGTAAATCGCGGCTTCAATCCCACAATCTCTCACCCTTTATTTTGCTGCGAGAGGGAGAGGTTAGGGGCTAAAGATCAAAACAAGTATACAGAAtctcactgttgttgttaaccaccttcaagttattttcaagtCATCATgaacccatggatgagacatctccaagactccctatcctccactggtctgcccaggtcctgcaaattcatagccatgacctccttaacagagtccatccatttggtgtgtggtcttcctctctttcacctGCCCTCAACTTTTCTTTGTGTTGTTGTCTTGTCCAAtgattcctgccttctcatgatgtggccaaagtatgatagcctcagtttcatcttcttggcttccagggagagctcaggatttgttctaggacccatttatctgtctttcttgctgtccatggtatcttcagcagcactcttctccagcaccacctctcaaaagaattgattttcttatccgctttcctcactgtccacctctcacatccatacatggcaataagCAATGCTCTGcagtaaccctgcctttgcacttgctTCCTAAATCTCCCTTTGGGATTATTCagagtgaaaataatcctggtacaATCTGGACTGAATCTGTGTTCAGatgaatttcaaatgcatctggtTAAGCTTGTGGGAAGGTCTGCCAAACCCcgccacttaacccaggataatggATCTTGGTTTTTTCCCTGGGTTTTCCTAAAATATTTGCATCgtcggctgtgtgaataacccatctgaatagacccaggataaatgGGAATAAATcttgtttcaaatacatctgaaTTATCAAATCCATCTTTATTCGCAGTGCTGACACAAGtaagcaacagaactcacagagttGCGgtttcaattaaaataaaatagtatgaACAACAAAACCGGAAATCACAAGTGAGCTTATTCAAGTAGTAAcgctaaagaaaaaaaacacacatctgAAAGACCCATTAGCAGAATCTTGACTACTGGCTTTTCAGCCATCCTTGTAGAATCTCACACGTTTCCCTCATTTCATTATGTCCCTAGAACTTCAGTTTTTAATCTCAAAGAGGTTGctgaaaaaagataaaatgtcTTTGACCAGACGTGATTCTGGGACATAAAAAAAATTGTACCTGCAGTGCACCAGAAGCTGGAAAAAGTGActgtgtgggttttgtttttgttttttttactacagtGGCCATGGTGGTTgaaggatttggggagctgtagtccgaGTCTCTTCTCTAAACTCAGGTTTATTCCTGAAGGAGCACTAGCTCCTTCAATCACATCCAATTTCTAAACATTATTTATATCCAGTCCATTTGTACTGGTTTTATAAATACCCCAAATTAAGATGTAACTATACTTTTGCTGGACTTTTGattgttaaaatatttgatgTACTTTTTAATCACACCCACCTTTGGTACCTACTATGATAACTTTACCACTTGCAATACTCCTGGAGGACTAAGACTGAAGGCATGTTCACCTCATAGCATCCATTATGGAGCAATCTTGCCATTTAGATCAGATCTGTctaccctccagatgtgctggttTCCAATTGCCATCATCCCCACACAGCATGACCACACTGGCTGGAGATTATGAAAGCTGGAAGCCAGTTGAGAGTAGCCAGTTGAGAAGGAGGTACATATATTTATAAAATCAGCCTCAAATTATTCAAGATAGGGACTAAAGACATAATCCTTGTATGAACTTAAAGAAATTCCCCcacacatacagtacatggtTAAATAAATAAGACTAAAGTTTTATTCAAAGTATCAtatgctttcctttctttttttttaaagaaaaacatgaaaaacaacaataaaaaaagtttATGGTAACCAACAGCTAGGACTAAAACCATGTTCAGAGAAGTCTGGGGAACTCATACAGTTGACGGAAACGTTGGAAGCCCCCACTAAAAATATTGCCCCAATAGTCAGGTCTAAGAAATAGAGAAGCCAATTGAACTGTTGGTCTGGATCATGAAACAATATCAGAAGCTAACACTATAACAGGGGCATAaggtttactttattttattatgaacACTTTACATAACGTACTCCCCAGAAAATGAAGGCATTTCAAAAAGCATTTCAACCTCCATTCCAGTGTGCTTAAAAATCCACCCCACTCCAGACGCTTACAAGCCTTTATTCATTAGGTATGTCAGCCACTCAACTCATCACTGTTTAAGAATAAAGTCCTCCATGTCCCAGCCAGGCTGTACCTTACCTACTGTTGCACAAGGAAAGAGAGACATTTTCCTCAACACCTGTTGTCAAAAGAACTACTTGTTAATTTCAAAGGTCTTGTTTTTTAGAACTCtcaatattaaatatattttgttcttgtCTGGGGGACTGAGTCACTGTAACTGTAGTCCAGATATTTCAGGACTGCAGCCCCCATGATCCTTCAACATAAAATCAATGCTGGCTAGAGTCAATGAGAGCTGTAGTTCACCACTAGTAAGTTTCTCTGGTCCTTAAGAGACTGAAAGGTTAGAATGATGGCATAGCTTCATATATAATAGTCTCATCCCCAACTGTGGGAAGATGCCAACTGCTTAAGATGTATCCTCTTTAAATACACAGCTATTTCCAATCTTTTTTAGAAACAGATTAACACAAAAAGACCTTAAAATAGGCAAATATAAAagtgaaagaaaggaaataaagttATATGTTCTTCTGACAATCCTATGGAGAAAATACACCCATTAGTTTTAAGAGATGTAATGTCTGAAGAAGCTGACATGATATTCCTGTACCTCATGTTCTCATGGTTTTACTAGCCTCACCATAAAACCAGCTATGACTGTCAGGTCCAAAGGGCAAAAGGGACAGACAGACTAGGTTTGAAAACAGATGATAATGTTGAAATATGATGGATCAGAGGCTGAGATTCAGCATCATCATACTTGCAGTCATGATGGAAAAAATAAAAGCCAACTATGCTGGTTTTTCGCTAGGACATGCTTCTGTAACCTGAGAAATCTGAATAACTGTCTTCAGTAGCCACCAGCAGTAAAGCTGAATGACCGAGCATTTTTCCCTCCCACCAGGCGTTTCTTGTTGTTCTTAAGCTTTGAATTGGCTCCAGTTTCTTGAGGCCTGGCACATCCCAAAGACAGGTCTTTTTTGATGGCCTGGTCCTTTTTGAAGGTCTGAGCTAGGCGGGCTGCCCTCAGCTCCCTAAGAAAGAGAAGAGACAGCCATTAACAAAATGACCCCAAAAGAGTGCAAATGACTGGAAGGAATATTTCTCAGAGTTATGGTTTTCCCAACAGGCATTCAGGTTTAGCAAATCAGAAGTGAGAAGGTTTCATAGGATCAAGATGAAGGAGATTTGAACATGTGCACAAGTATGATTGCATTTTACAGTATGGTGACGTTTGACACCAGAATACAAGTACGTATGCAGAACTAAAGTCTATTCAACTCCTTGGCATGCAGCTAGCAGTACAGCTGAAGAACCAGTAGCAGTAGGGAGTTAATTTTGATTCCCAAAGAAACAGGCAACTGACACACCCTTCCTACCCTTTCCAAAAATAGCCTaaagctaaaaaataaaaaagcagcatTATCCTAGCAGCTAATACTAGCACTCATACATGAGTTTCAGGCCCACCTTTGAAGGGAAGGAGACAGACACATTAAACTGGAGGATGAAGCCTCTCCCTGTTCTTCCCAACAGTCTTATGTATTTTTAGTGGAGGGTACAGGCAttggaaaaattacttatttggactacagcttccagaattccacagccagcatggccagggaTTAATTATTTTGTTCATCCTCTGAGAGCAATTGCTGCGTGTCTACCTTATGAATCTTTTGGGGTCCCTtggcaagagaaagaaaaagatataaaTTGAAGACAAAAGCAACTGCAGCCATGTCTGTTGAGtccagaggaaaagaaaagaaaaagagagagagagagaaagaaagaaagaaagaaagaaagaaagaaagaaaaggtcccTGTTCTCTGGTCTGGCCTGGCCAGACTTGACTAGTTCACAGATGCTCCTCACTTTAAAACAGCAGGACATTAAGGTGTCAAATTAAAATGGGACAATCAGCTTGTGTAGTGTGCTATACAGGAGAAGCATTTCTTCTTTGGCCAATGGTATCAGAAGACAACTATGGAAACACTGAATGTCAAATTCTATAATGGGGGCAAGATGATAgtcatggggggtgggggagagatatAGCTAATCTTAAAATCTTAATTGCATTTATAATTCATTTTCCCCCCAGGAAAGAGTCCAGTGCCCTTATTTGCAAAATCCTCCTTTGCTGTTTAGGAGTAAAGCCAGAGCTTCCCTCATTATTAATTAGAatagaacttgaaaaagttacttaaCAGATAACTTATCTGGACAATTTGGGAAGAAAAATCTGGAcagtttggaagaaaaaaaaataacttatCCAGCCGAGGCTGATTGATGTGGCAGCTTCAAAAAGCAGATTAACATGAAAGCACAGGATggcattaccatatatacttgactataaatcgatAAATTTatacccaaaaattgaccccccaaaaatgGGTTTAACATATATGGGGCAATACGGTAATAGCCTTGCCCCTCAAACCTCTTCCGCAGCCTGGCTGTCTCCCTAAGGGTCAGCCGGGCTAAGGAAGGGCTTGGGAGGAAACATTTGCGTCCTCCATTTCCTCAGCCCAGGTGTCCTCTGGACGTCCTCCAAGGGAACAGCCAGGCTGAGGAATGGCTGGGATGGCAAATGtttgcttccttcccttcctcagcCCGGGTGTCCTCTGGAGGTCCTCCAAAGGGACAGCCAGACTgtgaaggggaaggaagggatacctttgacttatctatgggtcatatcaaaatctctaATTTTGTCTCAAAGCCTGTCCTTGATTTATACACATCATAgtggaatatatacagtaattattttaCTATTGGGGCATGTAGAGGCTCTTGTAGGATTTTCTGTCTTACTGTGCGCCAAAATAACTTCAGAATTGTTAGATGCTACATACACTTTGGTTTGGCTGCTGGATATTCATTTGCTGGTTCTTATCAGGCCCCACAACATCTTGGCTTGACCCTATTGAAGGACTTTACCTTTCCAGCATAGCAGTTTTGAATCTCTCCACATTTAGCTGCTTTTGAAGTTGGGCAGCTTTCCCAATAGAAGGCCGGAGGACAGGGTGTTTGGTTAGTGTAGTGGCTGATGGTCTCATAATTGGATCAGGATGGATCATAAGCTgagatcaaaacaaaacaagtagaAGCGAGTGAGAAAGGGGTAGGTTTCATATTACTGGTGAAATAACCAATACTCTTCTCACACTCCCCAAAAGAAAGCTCACCTTGAGCAGTTCTGTAAAGCCATGTGACAGCTGCTGAGGGATTACTGGAAGGTTGCCTTTGCGGATGTCGTGCCACATAGTACCATTGGCAGGTAATTGGTCACAACCTGCTGCTAGAGCAATGGTTAATGCAAGAGCAAAGATGTCCGCCTTGGGCAGATAGCAGTACTGCTGTGGAGGAAGTAACAAGAAAAACTAGAGGTTTTACACTACAAAGAAGTAACGCATCCAGGTTACATCAGGTCCAGTTTAAATATGCTACCTAGGAATGAGGTGTAGCCACCTCAAGAGTTCCAAGCTGGTGTAGGCTTTAGAAGCCTTCATCCTATAATACAATAGAGCATGAATATAAATGTTTTTATCATTAAAAATCTAGGTCTAGAATACTGTGGTATGCATCCAACTGGTAGTCCccactagagtagatccattaaatcaacaGGAATTTGGTAAGCAGCGGATCTgagtggactgcactgggtgacaccatcagagggggtgacaccaaaATGACTTTCTACACCAACCCACTTCCTCTGACCCAGGAGGACCCAGTCTACCCTCACCCAAGCAGATCTGCTCTATACTCTCACCATTGATCTtgtggctgggcacctcattctggcTGAAGTCTTTGGCCATGTAGACCCACTTGACTTTGGAGCAATTTTGTGAGTAGGGCTTGGCTGAGGAGGCAGTGCTAGTTCTGAGGAtaaagagatttttttctttctccttctcctttgccacCTGGCTGAGCCCCACTCATGAAGTTACTCCAAAATCAAATGGCTGTATGTGGCCAAATGCTTCAGgtagaatgaggtgcccagccatgagaTCAATAGTGAGAGAATAGCCAGATCTACCTTGAGTGGGGGTAGACCGCACCCTCCTGAATCAGAGGAAATGGGTTGGTGTAGATTGGGCCTGCCCATTTATGtctcttttttttaaccagttgCAGTTGGGGTGGGGGATGGCATCAGATATGCCTAGGGCAGACAAGGGCCAGAAGAGGGcatagaaaagaaaacaaaacatattgcaAATCTGTGATttggaggtaaaaaaaaattctaccaggtgacaccatatgttaccacactgggtgacaccatcacaagtgatgccactgttggTAAGTCAACACTGAGTCCTTGCATCTTCCCTTTGGACTTCCAAGAAGTATCcagttggccactgtgggaaataTGATGGTGCACTATGCAACAGACTGAACCATCAGGGCTCTTATGTTCTTACCTCTTGCAAGATTTCATTGGCCAAGAAGCGGCAATCTCCTTCCTCCACTTGTGGAGTAGCTATGGATGTCACATGTCCAAGGTCTCctaagagagagaaactggtgaGCTAGTTTACAAATGTAAATGcaaattagtattagtattaaagCTTAAACTAAAAATCTTCATAACTTCAACAGtaacaaataaaagaataaacaaaattaaaatattaaaatttattaactGATATGATTTGAACATATCAGTTAGTCAGTTACTGAAGACCTATTTGAATGGAAAGTCTTTGCCAGTGTGCCTAGCTAAGGATGGGTAGGCCTGTTACCAGAAGGATGTCCGAAGAGACAAATTGGGCATAATAGCTATGCACTGAATACCTACGATGTGCACCAGTGCAAAGACTAGCTGCAATGAAGTTACCAATCTCCAGGATGTGCAAGATACATACATGTgcacgcatgcatgcacgcac
It includes:
- the SSBP1 gene encoding single-stranded DNA-binding protein, mitochondrial — its product is MLRRPLLQVMRQFVRHESESTTTTPLVLERSLNRIQLLGRVGQDPVMRQAEGKNPVTIFSLATNEMWRSGESEVFQGGDISQKTTWHRISVFRPGLRDVAYQYVKKGARIYVEGKIDYGEYMDKNNVRRQATTIIADNIIFLSDLIKEKE